From one Acidobacteriota bacterium genomic stretch:
- a CDS encoding PA0069 family radical SAM protein: MSSTGSFYEGWRALASDASAVTAPLYEEWSIRGQCQTLHRCFNLPVTVDEKTTRRPARGAASNPKNRFESISVEWDPESGEPEPHPETEYLEDASRSIITRNDSPDVGFERSLNPYRGCEHGCAYCFARPTHEYLGFSAGLDFETKIIAKRNAPELLRRELAAKGWEPTPLAMSGVTDPYQPVERRLRITRGCLEVLAETRNPVIIITKNELVTRDIDLLGELAAFEAVAVCVSVTTLDRELAGKLEPRTSRPHRRIEAIRALADAGIPVGVLFAPVIPAINDFEIPKILEAVAGAGAVFASWVMLRLPWAVSPLFQDWLERHYPDRKDHVLSRLMEAREGKLYRAEFGKRMRGSGELARQTSTMFDVARRRAGLDAKGPSLSIAHFRPPEGAQKRLF, translated from the coding sequence CGGGCAATGTCAAACTCTGCACCGGTGTTTCAATCTTCCTGTGACGGTCGATGAGAAGACCACACGCCGCCCCGCCCGCGGCGCCGCATCCAATCCGAAGAACCGCTTCGAATCGATCTCGGTGGAATGGGATCCGGAGAGCGGTGAGCCGGAGCCGCATCCCGAGACCGAGTACCTCGAAGATGCGAGCCGTTCGATCATCACCCGCAACGACAGTCCCGACGTCGGATTCGAGCGCAGCCTCAATCCGTATCGCGGCTGCGAGCACGGCTGCGCGTACTGTTTCGCCCGCCCGACCCACGAATATCTCGGTTTTTCCGCGGGGCTCGATTTCGAGACGAAGATCATCGCGAAGCGGAACGCACCGGAGCTTCTGAGGCGCGAGCTCGCAGCAAAGGGATGGGAACCAACGCCGCTTGCGATGAGCGGAGTCACGGATCCCTACCAGCCCGTCGAGCGCCGCCTCCGGATCACGCGAGGGTGCCTCGAGGTTCTGGCCGAGACGCGGAATCCGGTGATCATCATCACGAAAAACGAGCTCGTGACGCGCGACATCGATCTTCTCGGGGAGCTGGCCGCATTCGAGGCCGTCGCCGTCTGCGTTTCCGTGACGACGCTCGATCGGGAGCTCGCCGGAAAGCTCGAGCCCCGCACCTCCCGGCCGCACCGGCGCATCGAAGCGATCCGGGCGCTCGCCGACGCTGGGATTCCGGTCGGGGTCCTCTTCGCGCCGGTGATTCCGGCGATCAACGATTTCGAGATCCCGAAAATCCTCGAAGCGGTTGCGGGCGCCGGTGCCGTCTTCGCGAGCTGGGTGATGCTGCGGCTTCCCTGGGCAGTCTCGCCGCTGTTTCAGGACTGGCTCGAGCGGCACTACCCGGATCGGAAGGATCACGTCCTCTCCCGGCTGATGGAAGCCCGCGAAGGGAAGCTCTATCGAGCCGAGTTCGGGAAGCGGATGCGCGGTTCGGGCGAGCTCGCGCGTCAGACCTCGACGATGTTCGATGTCGCGCGACGGCGTGCCGGTCTCGACGCCAAAGGACCATCGCTGTCGATCGCGCACTTTCGACCCCCCGAGGGAGCGCAGAAGCGATTGTTCTGA
- a CDS encoding aminotransferase class IV, with the protein MSDVLWFNGKWTTTEQPVLPVEDRGLQFGDAIYEVIKFLGGTPAFAREHYDRMERGLGALTIRHGWTWESFRELLRELMDRTSFDDGIIYVQVTRGIAQRKHDAEPEEPVKIVYSRSFKFPDEAKRRNGVAVITRPDLRWGRCDLKTTNLLPNTLGKKEAIAAGADEAIFIDDGFVTEGSISNFFAVEGEAVITHPANEKVLPGVVRDRTISVALRDRVRVDERPILENELFSLDEAFITSTTAGVMPVVSIDGRTVGNGTGGPITLRLQKEFLDLERSQTL; encoded by the coding sequence ATGAGTGACGTGCTCTGGTTCAACGGCAAATGGACGACGACGGAGCAGCCGGTTCTCCCGGTCGAGGACCGCGGACTCCAGTTCGGCGACGCCATCTACGAGGTGATCAAGTTTCTCGGGGGAACGCCTGCCTTCGCGCGCGAGCATTACGATCGGATGGAGCGTGGACTCGGAGCGCTGACGATCAGGCATGGCTGGACCTGGGAGAGTTTTCGCGAGCTGCTTCGCGAGCTGATGGACCGAACCTCCTTCGATGACGGGATCATCTACGTGCAGGTGACCCGCGGCATCGCTCAGCGGAAGCACGACGCGGAGCCGGAAGAGCCGGTGAAGATCGTTTACAGCCGCAGCTTCAAATTTCCCGATGAGGCGAAGCGGCGCAACGGCGTCGCGGTGATCACGCGTCCCGACCTGCGCTGGGGACGATGCGATCTCAAGACGACGAACCTCCTTCCGAACACGCTGGGAAAGAAGGAAGCAATTGCGGCGGGAGCCGACGAAGCCATCTTCATCGACGACGGGTTCGTCACCGAAGGAAGCATCTCGAACTTTTTCGCAGTCGAGGGGGAAGCGGTGATCACTCATCCCGCGAACGAGAAGGTGCTTCCGGGAGTCGTGAGGGATCGGACGATCTCGGTTGCGTTGCGGGATCGGGTCCGCGTGGACGAGCGGCCGATTCTGGAGAACGAGCTCTTCAGCCTCGATGAGGCGTTCATCACGAGCACGACCGCGGGAGTGATGCCGGTCGTCTCGATCGACGGAAGAACCGTCGGCAACGGGACCGGCGGTCCGATCACGCTGAGGCTGCAGAAGGAGTTTCTCGATCTCGAGCGATCGCAGACCCTCTGA
- a CDS encoding FAD-dependent oxidoreductase, whose product MSDEFDVVVIGGGTAGLVTASGCARLGRKVAMISRDPLGGDCLWTGCVPTKALVATSKLIGGMHHASRFGLGDYRPHIDSARIMESMRAARRKIEPHDDPEKFRALGIDVILEAAELESPTRVRTASGRALEAKQIVLATGSRTFVPPIEGIDAAGWMDHASFLEQDEFPRRIAILGAGAIGTEFAQLFARFGSSVTLIQQSARILDREDSEVAARVRAILEADGVTIRTGTTAVRAGTDGSGKWIDLEGEGAGRLSVDEIFVATGRRGNIEGLGLENAGVKTSRTWIAADEYLRTSVDGIWACGDIKGPPQFTHAAAHEAVGLVRNLLFPLKSKIDYTHMPWGVYTDPEVGHIGMTEEEARAGGGDVRVYRVEMDQADRAVAERHTAGFIKIIADGKGRILGAHAVCEHATTVIQEIVLARKHGLKVKDLAGRVSSYPSMADAVQKAATQYYQALSSSWLGTVAKKVASWSS is encoded by the coding sequence ATGAGTGACGAATTCGATGTCGTTGTGATCGGCGGTGGAACGGCGGGGCTCGTCACGGCGTCGGGGTGTGCACGGCTCGGGCGGAAGGTCGCGATGATCAGCCGGGACCCGCTCGGGGGTGACTGCCTCTGGACCGGCTGCGTCCCGACCAAGGCCCTGGTCGCGACATCCAAACTGATCGGAGGGATGCATCACGCCTCCAGATTCGGACTCGGTGATTACCGGCCTCATATCGATTCCGCCCGGATCATGGAGTCGATGCGGGCCGCACGGCGGAAGATCGAGCCCCATGACGATCCGGAGAAGTTTCGGGCGCTCGGGATCGACGTCATCCTCGAGGCCGCCGAGCTCGAGTCGCCGACCCGGGTGCGAACAGCCTCGGGACGGGCTCTCGAAGCGAAACAGATCGTCCTCGCCACCGGATCCCGGACCTTCGTCCCGCCGATCGAGGGAATCGATGCGGCGGGGTGGATGGATCACGCATCGTTTCTCGAGCAGGATGAGTTCCCCCGCAGGATCGCCATCCTCGGTGCCGGCGCGATCGGAACCGAGTTCGCGCAGCTCTTCGCCCGGTTCGGATCATCGGTCACCCTGATTCAGCAGTCCGCGAGAATTCTGGATCGTGAGGATTCCGAGGTTGCCGCCAGGGTCCGGGCCATTCTCGAAGCGGACGGTGTCACCATTCGAACCGGAACGACCGCGGTCAGGGCGGGTACCGACGGCTCCGGAAAATGGATCGATCTCGAGGGGGAAGGAGCGGGGAGGCTCTCGGTCGACGAGATCTTCGTCGCAACGGGGAGACGCGGAAACATCGAAGGGCTCGGTCTCGAGAACGCCGGCGTGAAGACCAGCCGTACGTGGATTGCCGCCGACGAGTACCTCCGGACGAGCGTGGACGGCATCTGGGCCTGTGGCGACATCAAGGGTCCTCCGCAGTTCACGCATGCTGCGGCGCATGAAGCCGTCGGGCTCGTTCGCAATCTCCTCTTCCCGCTGAAGAGCAAAATCGATTACACGCATATGCCGTGGGGGGTGTACACCGACCCGGAAGTCGGGCACATCGGAATGACCGAGGAGGAGGCGCGGGCGGGGGGTGGTGACGTCCGGGTCTACCGGGTCGAGATGGACCAGGCAGATCGCGCGGTGGCCGAGCGCCATACCGCCGGGTTTATCAAGATCATCGCCGACGGGAAGGGGCGGATTCTCGGTGCGCACGCCGTCTGCGAGCACGCGACGACCGTGATCCAGGAGATCGTCCTCGCGCGCAAGCACGGGCTGAAGGTGAAGGATCTCGCGGGGCGTGTGAGCTCGTATCCGTCGATGGCCGACGCCGTTCAGAAGGCCGCGACGCAGTATTACCAGGCGCTGTCGAGCTCGTGGCTCGGCACAGTTGCGAAGAAGGTGGCGTCCTGGAGCTCGTGA
- a CDS encoding DNA mismatch repair protein MutS: MPDPRSSYRARLDKLTAELQLLDIRERSLVWTRLALFILFVVVAWMAFVEGLLNGWLSVIPLLAFIVAIVIHARLIRRKRIVERRARFCSLGIARIDRNWNEIPEIESEIPEDHLYADDLDIAGTGSVVSLISTARTVAGRTTLTRWLLEPASRTDILERQTASRELQDRSELREDLFSIVGPDVAEIGPDAFADAAADSTDPGPAPVALRVAALLFAATNVITLLGWLAADLPRSWFLASVLASAATAWLSRRYRTSLSGIEPISDSLMLLETLLERIEHELFDDPALARIHETLIGGEEAAARGIRKLRKLVTLLDSRRNQIFYPIALLLLWDTNLSFAIGAWRRKYGSHAGEWVEALGELEALLSFGSFAWENPDYVFPEIVDSSRPLFDATAAGHPLIPPVELVRNDFRLDSNLELLVISGSNMSGKSTFLRTVGVNTVLGLAGAPVCAASLRLSEMRLGASIQVRDSLLERRSRFYAEILRLRDIVREAESSERPFLFLLDEILHGTNSHDRRIGAEAIVRSLLARGASGLVTTHDLALSKIAESIPTAANVHFEDRIENGEMIFDYGMKPGVVERSNAVELMRQIGLDV, translated from the coding sequence GTGCCTGATCCCCGCTCCAGTTACCGGGCGCGGCTCGACAAACTGACGGCCGAGCTGCAGCTGCTGGACATCCGCGAGCGTTCGCTCGTCTGGACGCGACTGGCGCTGTTCATTCTCTTCGTCGTCGTCGCGTGGATGGCCTTCGTCGAGGGATTGCTCAACGGCTGGCTCTCGGTGATTCCCCTTCTGGCTTTCATCGTGGCGATCGTGATTCACGCACGACTCATCCGCCGGAAACGGATCGTCGAGCGGCGTGCTCGCTTCTGCTCGCTCGGCATCGCCCGGATCGATCGCAACTGGAACGAGATCCCCGAGATCGAATCGGAGATCCCCGAAGATCACCTCTATGCCGACGATCTCGACATCGCGGGAACGGGCTCGGTCGTTTCGCTGATCTCGACGGCTCGCACCGTGGCGGGACGGACCACGCTCACGCGCTGGCTCCTCGAGCCGGCTTCGCGGACGGATATTCTCGAGCGGCAGACGGCCAGCCGGGAGCTGCAGGACCGGAGCGAGCTGCGCGAGGATCTCTTCTCGATCGTCGGACCGGATGTGGCCGAGATCGGCCCCGATGCCTTTGCAGACGCGGCAGCGGATTCGACCGACCCCGGCCCTGCACCGGTCGCACTCCGCGTCGCCGCGCTCCTCTTCGCCGCCACCAACGTCATCACACTCCTCGGTTGGCTCGCAGCGGATCTCCCGAGATCGTGGTTTCTCGCTTCGGTCCTGGCATCGGCAGCAACTGCCTGGCTCAGCCGCCGGTACCGGACGAGCCTCAGCGGAATCGAACCGATCAGCGACAGCCTGATGCTTCTCGAGACACTGCTCGAGCGCATCGAGCACGAACTGTTCGACGATCCCGCCCTTGCGAGAATTCACGAGACTCTGATCGGCGGCGAGGAAGCGGCCGCCCGGGGAATCCGGAAGCTCCGGAAGCTGGTGACGCTGCTCGACTCGCGAAGGAACCAGATCTTCTACCCGATCGCTCTGCTGTTGCTCTGGGACACGAATCTTTCATTCGCCATCGGCGCGTGGCGCCGGAAGTACGGCAGTCATGCAGGCGAATGGGTCGAGGCCCTCGGCGAGCTCGAAGCGCTCCTCTCCTTCGGCAGCTTCGCCTGGGAGAACCCGGACTACGTCTTTCCGGAGATCGTCGATTCGAGCCGTCCTCTCTTCGACGCCACCGCGGCCGGCCACCCGCTGATCCCTCCGGTCGAGCTCGTGCGCAATGACTTCCGGCTCGATTCGAATCTCGAGCTTCTCGTCATCAGCGGGTCGAACATGTCGGGGAAGAGCACGTTTCTCCGCACCGTCGGGGTCAACACCGTTCTCGGTCTGGCAGGCGCTCCGGTCTGCGCGGCCTCGCTTCGGCTCTCGGAGATGCGGCTCGGGGCGTCGATTCAGGTTCGCGACTCGCTTCTCGAACGGCGCTCACGCTTCTACGCCGAGATCCTCCGGCTCCGGGACATCGTCCGCGAGGCGGAGTCATCCGAGCGACCCTTTCTCTTTCTTCTCGACGAGATCCTCCACGGGACCAACTCGCACGACCGGCGGATCGGCGCCGAGGCGATCGTCCGTTCACTGCTCGCGAGAGGGGCTTCCGGACTCGTCACGACTCACGATCTGGCGCTATCGAAGATCGCCGAGTCGATCCCGACCGCGGCGAACGTCCATTTCGAGGACCGGATCGAGAACGGCGAGATGATCTTCGATTACGGAATGAAGCCGGGCGTCGTCGAGCGAAGCAACGCGGTCGAGCTGATGCGCCAGATCGGCCTGGACGTGTGA